From Macaca mulatta isolate MMU2019108-1 chromosome 3, T2T-MMU8v2.0, whole genome shotgun sequence, the proteins below share one genomic window:
- the ORAI2 gene encoding protein orai-2 isoform X2 — translation MVEVQLETQYQYPRPLLIAFSACTTVLVAVHLFALLISTCILPNVEAVSNIHNLNSISESPHERMHPYIELAWGFSTVLGILLFLAEVVLLCWIKFLPVDARRQPGPPPGPGSHTGWQAALVSTIIMVPVGLIFVVFTIHFYRSLVRHKTERHNREIEELHKLKVQLDGHERSLQVV, via the coding sequence ATGGTGGAGGTGCAGCTGGAGACGCAGTACCAGTACCCTCGGCCGCTGCTGATTGCCTTCAGCGCCTGCACCACGGTGCTGGTGGCCGTGCACCTGTTCGCCCTCCTCATCAGCACCTGCATCCTGCCCAACGTGGAGGCCGTGAGCAACATCCACAACCTGAACTCCATCAGCGAGTCTCCGCATGAGCGCATGCACCCCTACATCGAGCTGGCCTGGGGCTTCTCCACCGTGCTAGGCATCCTGCTCTTCTTGGCCGAGGTGGTGCTGCTCTGCTGGATCAAGTTCCTCCCTGTGGACGCCCGGCGCCAGCCTGGCCCCCCGCCCGGCCCCGGGAGCCACACGGGCTGGCAGGCCGCGCTGGTGTCCACCATCATCATGGTGCCCGTGGGCCTCATCTTCGTGGTCTTCACCATCCACTTCTACCGCTCTCTGGTGCGCCACAAAACGGAGCGCCACAACCGCGAGATCGAGGAGCTCCACAAGCTCAAGGTCCAGCTGGACGGGCATGAGCGCAGCCTGCAGGTCGTGTGA
- the ALKBH4 gene encoding alpha-ketoglutarate-dependent dioxygenase alkB homolog 4 isoform X1: protein MAAAAAETPEVLRECGCKGIRTCLICERQRGGDPPWELPPAEEEAELVRLMDRDPWKLSQSGRRKQDYGPKVNFRKQKLKTEGFCGLPSFSREVVRRMSLYPGLEGFRPVEQCNLDYCPERGSAIDPHLDDAWLWGERLVSLNLLSPTVLSMCREAPGSLLLCSAPSAAPEALVDSVIAPSRSVLCQEVEVAIPLPARSLLVLTGAARHQWKHAIHRRHIEARRVCVTFRELSAEFGPGGGQQELGQELLRIAFSFQGRPV from the exons ATGGCGGCTGCCGCCGCCGAGACCCCCGAGGTCCTTCGGGAATGTGGTTGTAAGGGCATCCGGACCTGTCTGATCTGCGAGCGGCAGCGTGGCGGCGACCCGCCCTGGGAACTGCCCCCAGCG GAGGAAGAAGCCGAGTTGGTGCGGCTCATGGACCGTGACCCCTGGAAGCTCTCCCAGTCTGGACGGAGGAAGCAG GACTATGGCCCCAAAGTCAACTTTCGGAAACAGAAGCTAAAGACCGAGGGCTTCTGCGGCCTCCCCAGCTTCAGCCGGGAGGTGGTGCGGAGGATGAGCCTCTACCCGGGGCTGGAGGGCTTCCGGCCCGTCGAGCAGTGCAACCTGGACTACTGCCCCGAGCGCGGCTCTGCCATCGACCCCCACCTGGACGACGCCTGGCTGTGGGGGGAGCGGCTggtcagcctcaacctcctgtccCCCACCGTGCTGTCCATGTGTCGGGAGGCACCCGGGAGCCTGCTCCTCTGCTCGGCCCCGTCGGCTGCCCCGGAGGCCTTGGTGGACAGCGTGATAGCACCCAGCCGGTCGGTGCTatgccaggaggtggaggtggccaTCCCCTTACCCGCCCGCTCCCTGCTGGTCCTCACGGGGGCCGCAAGGCACCAGTGGAAGCACGCCATCCACCGCAGACACATCGAGGCCCGCCGCGTCTGCGTCACTTTCCGGGAGCTGTCAGCCGAGTTCGGCCCCGGAGGGGGGCAGCAAGAGCTGGGACAGGAACTGCTGCGAATTGCCTTCTCCTTCCAGGGAAGACCCGTATGA
- the ALKBH4 gene encoding alpha-ketoglutarate-dependent dioxygenase alkB homolog 4, whose product MAAAAAETPEVLRECGCKGIRTCLICERQRGGDPPWELPPAKTYRFIYCSDTGWAVGAEESDFEGWAFPFPGVMLIEDFVTQEEEAELVRLMDRDPWKLSQSGRRKQDYGPKVNFRKQKLKTEGFCGLPSFSREVVRRMSLYPGLEGFRPVEQCNLDYCPERGSAIDPHLDDAWLWGERLVSLNLLSPTVLSMCREAPGSLLLCSAPSAAPEALVDSVIAPSRSVLCQEVEVAIPLPARSLLVLTGAARHQWKHAIHRRHIEARRVCVTFRELSAEFGPGGGQQELGQELLRIAFSFQGRPV is encoded by the exons ATGGCGGCTGCCGCCGCCGAGACCCCCGAGGTCCTTCGGGAATGTGGTTGTAAGGGCATCCGGACCTGTCTGATCTGCGAGCGGCAGCGTGGCGGCGACCCGCCCTGGGAACTGCCCCCAGCG AAAACATACCGTTTCATTTACTGCTCCGACACCGGCTGGGCCGTGGGTGCAGAGGAATCTGACTTTGAGGGCTGGGCCTTCCCCTTCCCAGGAGTGATGCTGATCGAGGACTTTGTGACCCAGGAGGAAGAAGCCGAGTTGGTGCGGCTCATGGACCGTGACCCCTGGAAGCTCTCCCAGTCTGGACGGAGGAAGCAG GACTATGGCCCCAAAGTCAACTTTCGGAAACAGAAGCTAAAGACCGAGGGCTTCTGCGGCCTCCCCAGCTTCAGCCGGGAGGTGGTGCGGAGGATGAGCCTCTACCCGGGGCTGGAGGGCTTCCGGCCCGTCGAGCAGTGCAACCTGGACTACTGCCCCGAGCGCGGCTCTGCCATCGACCCCCACCTGGACGACGCCTGGCTGTGGGGGGAGCGGCTggtcagcctcaacctcctgtccCCCACCGTGCTGTCCATGTGTCGGGAGGCACCCGGGAGCCTGCTCCTCTGCTCGGCCCCGTCGGCTGCCCCGGAGGCCTTGGTGGACAGCGTGATAGCACCCAGCCGGTCGGTGCTatgccaggaggtggaggtggccaTCCCCTTACCCGCCCGCTCCCTGCTGGTCCTCACGGGGGCCGCAAGGCACCAGTGGAAGCACGCCATCCACCGCAGACACATCGAGGCCCGCCGCGTCTGCGTCACTTTCCGGGAGCTGTCAGCCGAGTTCGGCCCCGGAGGGGGGCAGCAAGAGCTGGGACAGGAACTGCTGCGAATTGCCTTCTCCTTCCAGGGAAGACCCGTATGA